Proteins encoded by one window of Kribbella flavida DSM 17836:
- a CDS encoding DinB family protein has translation MDLKAVLHEYLRASRALMLTKLEGLSEYDMRRPLVPSATNLLGLVKHLAGLEYTYLGTSLGRPPAEKLAWEEDGSIWDGADMWAAPTESSEYLTGLYLRACEHGDRSLTELELDSPAEVAHWPEDRRHTTLGVLLVRMVDETAHHAGHADIVRELIDGKGGADADMLDDTGWRAYHGKVQAAADAFR, from the coding sequence ATGGATCTCAAGGCTGTGCTGCACGAGTACCTGCGGGCGTCCCGGGCGTTGATGCTCACCAAGCTCGAAGGGCTGAGCGAGTACGACATGCGCCGGCCGCTCGTGCCGTCCGCTACCAATCTGCTCGGCCTGGTGAAACACCTCGCCGGCCTCGAGTACACCTATCTCGGCACGAGCCTGGGCCGGCCGCCGGCGGAGAAGCTCGCCTGGGAGGAGGACGGCTCGATCTGGGACGGCGCCGACATGTGGGCCGCGCCGACCGAGTCGAGCGAGTACTTGACCGGTCTGTACCTGCGGGCCTGTGAGCACGGCGACCGCAGCCTCACCGAGCTGGAGCTGGACTCGCCGGCCGAGGTCGCGCACTGGCCCGAGGACCGCCGGCACACGACGCTCGGCGTGCTGCTGGTCCGGATGGTCGACGAGACAGCCCACCACGCCGGGCATGCCGACATCGTTCGCGAACTCATCGACGGCAAGGGCGGCGCGGACGCGGACATGCTCGACGACACCGGCTGGCGGGCATACCACGGCAAGGTCCAGGCGGCGGCCGACGCGTTTCGCTGA
- a CDS encoding DUF6510 family protein, producing the protein MSADVPTHLDGNAAAGALRELFAVDVTTAIARCAGCGRTGVFAEARLYADAPGLVARCPGCEDVLLRVVTTPSDTYFDLRGLTYLRLPNTP; encoded by the coding sequence ATGAGCGCCGATGTCCCGACCCACCTGGACGGCAACGCGGCCGCGGGTGCGCTGCGCGAGCTGTTCGCCGTCGACGTCACCACGGCGATCGCCCGGTGCGCCGGCTGCGGCCGCACCGGCGTCTTCGCCGAAGCCCGCCTGTACGCCGACGCGCCCGGCCTGGTCGCCCGTTGCCCAGGCTGCGAGGACGTGCTGCTGCGCGTGGTCACCACACCGAGCGACACGTACTTCGACCTGCGCGGGCTGACCTACCTCAGGCTGCCCAACACTCCCTGA
- a CDS encoding GNAT family N-acetyltransferase: MDNELTVVDAKEQNRYEARDANGGLMGFVDYRRTEGLITFLHAETLPEYQGHGVAGRIASQSLDEARQAGLQVRPACPYYQQYLEKHPEYADLVAEAGR, encoded by the coding sequence ATGGACAACGAGCTCACCGTGGTGGACGCGAAGGAGCAGAACCGGTACGAGGCCAGGGACGCGAACGGCGGCCTGATGGGATTCGTGGACTACCGGCGGACCGAAGGGCTGATCACCTTCCTGCACGCCGAGACGCTGCCGGAGTACCAGGGCCACGGCGTCGCCGGCCGGATCGCGAGCCAGTCGCTGGACGAGGCGCGGCAAGCCGGCCTGCAGGTCCGGCCCGCCTGCCCGTACTACCAGCAGTACCTCGAGAAGCACCCCGAGTACGCCGACCTGGTCGCCGAGGCGGGCCGGTGA
- a CDS encoding MFS transporter: protein MSEHVLEEGKAIPSLVPARMDRLPWTRFHWMIVVGLGVSWILDGLEIQLVSLVGNVLKEGETLGLTTAQVGLLASIYLAGEVVGALFFGRLTDRWGRRNLFIITLMVYLLASGAAGLTWDFWSMAVCRFIAGMGIGGEYAAINSAIDELIPSKYRGRVDIGINGTYWGGALIGSAIGLVLLNDDLVPIEWGWRLCFLIGPVLGLMIIYLRRHIPESPRWLMTHGRVEEAEATVDRIEQTVRRQGGQLREVGDDEAINVVDYPPVTYREIARVMLRDYRSRSFLGFSMMVTQAFLYNAIFFTYALVLKAYFGLDDSSIALYFFPFAIGNLAGPLLLGHLFDTVGRRKMILATYSISAVVLFVTALLFNAGALTAVTLTGLWCVVFFFASAGASSAYLTVSEIFPIELRGQAISFFFAISQLTGGVVAPFLFASLIGEGENPARGPLTVGYVIGAAVMLIGGLIAWFFGVDAEQQSLENIAKPLSARERASSTRFQGSSPRLPSTDAQGRRITPVLPPDEQGDDDPAGPAGREDRT from the coding sequence ATGAGCGAACACGTGCTGGAGGAGGGCAAGGCGATACCGAGCCTGGTCCCGGCCCGGATGGACCGGCTGCCGTGGACCCGGTTCCACTGGATGATCGTCGTCGGTCTGGGCGTCTCCTGGATCCTGGACGGTCTGGAGATCCAGCTGGTCTCGCTGGTCGGCAACGTGCTGAAGGAGGGCGAGACGCTCGGGCTGACCACCGCGCAGGTGGGTCTGCTCGCCTCGATCTACCTGGCCGGCGAGGTGGTCGGCGCGCTGTTCTTCGGCCGGCTGACCGACCGCTGGGGCCGCCGGAACCTGTTCATCATCACCTTGATGGTCTACCTGCTCGCCTCCGGCGCGGCCGGCCTGACCTGGGACTTCTGGTCGATGGCGGTCTGCCGGTTCATCGCCGGCATGGGCATCGGCGGCGAGTACGCCGCGATCAACTCCGCGATCGACGAGCTGATCCCGTCGAAGTACCGCGGCCGGGTCGACATCGGCATCAACGGCACCTACTGGGGCGGTGCCCTGATCGGTTCGGCGATCGGCCTGGTGCTGCTCAACGACGACCTGGTGCCGATCGAGTGGGGCTGGCGGCTGTGCTTCCTGATCGGCCCGGTGCTGGGCCTGATGATCATCTACCTGCGCCGGCACATCCCGGAGAGCCCGCGCTGGCTGATGACGCACGGCCGGGTCGAGGAGGCCGAGGCCACTGTCGACCGGATCGAGCAGACCGTGCGCCGGCAGGGTGGGCAGCTGCGCGAGGTCGGCGACGACGAGGCGATCAACGTGGTCGACTACCCGCCGGTGACGTACCGCGAGATCGCCCGGGTGATGCTGCGCGACTACCGCAGCCGCTCGTTCCTCGGCTTCTCGATGATGGTCACCCAGGCCTTTCTCTACAACGCGATCTTCTTCACCTACGCGCTGGTGCTGAAGGCGTACTTCGGCTTGGACGACTCCAGCATCGCGCTGTACTTCTTCCCGTTCGCGATCGGCAACCTGGCCGGTCCGCTGCTGCTCGGCCACCTGTTCGACACCGTCGGCCGGCGCAAGATGATCCTGGCGACGTACTCGATCTCGGCGGTCGTGCTGTTCGTCACCGCGCTGCTGTTCAACGCGGGCGCGCTGACCGCGGTCACGCTGACCGGGCTGTGGTGCGTCGTGTTCTTTTTCGCCTCCGCCGGCGCCTCCTCGGCGTACCTGACGGTCAGCGAGATCTTCCCGATCGAGCTGCGCGGTCAGGCGATCTCGTTCTTCTTCGCGATCTCGCAGCTCACCGGTGGTGTGGTGGCGCCGTTCCTGTTCGCGTCGCTGATCGGCGAGGGGGAGAACCCGGCCCGCGGCCCGTTGACCGTCGGCTACGTCATCGGCGCGGCCGTGATGCTGATCGGCGGTCTGATCGCGTGGTTCTTCGGTGTCGACGCCGAGCAGCAGTCGCTGGAGAACATCGCCAAGCCGTTGTCGGCCCGCGAGCGTGCCTCGTCCACCCGGTTCCAGGGCTCGTCCCCGCGGCTGCCCAGCACCGACGCCCAGGGCCGCCGGATCACACCGGTCCTGCCGCCGGACGAGCAGGGCGACGACGACCCGGCCGGTCCCGCCGGGCGGGAGGACCGCACCTAA
- a CDS encoding CaiB/BaiF CoA transferase family protein, with protein MGPLSGVKVVELAGLGPAPFGCMLLAELGADVLRVERPGGGLAMGPPELELVNRGRRSVALDLKKPEAVAAVLQLVAKADVLVEGFRPGVAERLGLGPEHCHAVNRRLVYGRMTGWGQDGPLAQAAGHDIDYLAVSGALHAIGRAGGPPQVPANLLGDFAGGSLYLVVGVLAALVEARSSGEGQVVDAAIVDGAAHLTTMLLGALAGGAWTQDRGTNLLDTGAPFYDVYETSDGKHVSVGAIEPQFYDELVRLLGVDAPDRTDPATWPELRELFTKTFAQRTQAEWIDIFDGSDACVAPVLPLAGEHPHLAARGTFVDKDGVRQAAPAPRFSRTPTELGEPPARPGQHTREALTEWGLANVDELLRSGAAVQAETN; from the coding sequence ATGGGTCCACTCAGCGGGGTGAAGGTCGTCGAGCTGGCTGGGCTGGGCCCGGCGCCGTTCGGCTGCATGCTGCTGGCCGAGCTCGGCGCGGACGTCCTGCGGGTGGAGCGGCCGGGCGGCGGGCTCGCGATGGGGCCGCCTGAGCTGGAGCTGGTCAACCGAGGACGGCGCAGTGTAGCGCTGGATCTGAAGAAGCCTGAGGCTGTTGCCGCCGTGCTGCAGCTGGTCGCCAAGGCCGACGTGCTGGTCGAGGGATTCCGGCCGGGCGTCGCCGAGCGGCTCGGACTGGGCCCGGAGCACTGCCACGCGGTCAACCGGCGGCTGGTCTACGGGCGGATGACCGGGTGGGGCCAGGACGGTCCGCTCGCGCAGGCGGCCGGGCACGACATCGACTACCTTGCGGTGTCGGGTGCGCTGCACGCGATCGGCCGCGCCGGCGGGCCGCCGCAGGTGCCGGCCAATCTGCTCGGGGACTTCGCGGGCGGCTCGCTGTACCTCGTGGTCGGCGTGCTGGCTGCGTTGGTGGAGGCGCGGAGCAGCGGTGAGGGCCAGGTGGTCGACGCGGCGATCGTGGACGGCGCCGCCCACCTCACCACGATGCTGCTCGGCGCTCTCGCGGGCGGCGCGTGGACGCAGGATCGCGGTACGAACCTGCTGGACACCGGGGCGCCGTTCTACGACGTGTACGAGACGTCCGACGGCAAGCACGTGAGCGTCGGCGCGATCGAGCCGCAGTTCTACGACGAACTGGTCCGGTTGCTCGGCGTCGACGCGCCGGACCGGACCGATCCCGCGACGTGGCCCGAGTTGCGCGAGCTCTTCACCAAGACCTTCGCGCAACGGACACAGGCCGAGTGGATCGACATCTTCGACGGCTCGGACGCCTGCGTCGCGCCGGTGCTGCCGTTGGCCGGCGAGCACCCGCACCTGGCGGCCCGGGGGACCTTCGTGGACAAGGACGGCGTACGGCAGGCCGCCCCGGCGCCGCGGTTCTCCCGGACGCCGACCGAGCTCGGTGAACCGCCCGCCCGTCCGGGGCAGCACACCCGCGAGGCGTTGACCGAGTGGGGTCTGGCGAACGTCGACGAACTGCTGCGCTCCGGCGCCGCGGTCCAGGCCGAGACGAACTGA
- a CDS encoding acyl-CoA dehydrogenase family protein: MRRQLFDADHDAFRETVRAFCAQEIVPHHDRWEEAGIVPRELWTAAGAAGLLGFMMPPEYGGGGVRDFRFNAVLIEELTRARASGVGFTIHTDINSAYLLDYASDEQKARWLPSFCSGETVTAIAMTEPGAGSDLQGIRTTAVRDGDQYVLNGQKTFISNGILADLVIVVAKTDPEAGYQGISLLVVERGMAGFERGRNLDKIGLKAQDTAELFFDDVRVPAANLLGEQGQGFVYLMEKLPQERLTIAVVAAAACENVLESTLQYVKDRKAFGRPIGSFQNSRFVLAELATETQIARVFVDRCIEELTAGTLTVSEAAMAKWWTTELQKKVVDRCLQLYGGYGFMTEYPIAKAYLDTRVQTIDGGTTEIMKEIIGRTLGV; the protein is encoded by the coding sequence GTGCGCCGTCAGCTGTTCGACGCCGATCACGACGCCTTCCGGGAGACCGTGCGCGCGTTCTGCGCCCAGGAGATCGTGCCGCACCACGACCGCTGGGAGGAGGCCGGCATCGTGCCGCGCGAGCTGTGGACGGCCGCGGGCGCCGCGGGGCTGCTCGGGTTCATGATGCCGCCCGAGTACGGCGGGGGCGGCGTCCGGGACTTCCGGTTCAACGCCGTGCTGATCGAGGAGCTGACCCGGGCCCGCGCGAGCGGCGTCGGATTCACCATTCACACCGACATCAACTCGGCGTACCTGCTGGACTACGCCTCCGACGAGCAGAAGGCGCGCTGGTTGCCGTCGTTCTGCAGCGGCGAGACGGTGACCGCGATCGCGATGACCGAGCCCGGCGCGGGCAGCGACCTGCAGGGGATCCGGACCACCGCCGTGCGCGACGGCGACCAGTACGTGCTGAACGGGCAGAAGACGTTCATCTCCAACGGCATCCTGGCCGACCTGGTGATCGTGGTCGCCAAGACCGATCCGGAGGCCGGCTACCAGGGCATCTCGCTGCTGGTGGTGGAGCGCGGCATGGCCGGCTTCGAGCGCGGCCGGAACCTGGACAAGATCGGCCTCAAGGCGCAGGACACCGCCGAGCTGTTCTTCGACGACGTCCGGGTGCCGGCCGCGAACCTGCTCGGCGAGCAGGGCCAGGGGTTCGTCTACCTGATGGAGAAGCTGCCGCAGGAACGGCTCACCATCGCCGTCGTCGCCGCGGCCGCCTGCGAGAACGTGCTGGAGTCGACCCTGCAGTACGTCAAGGACCGCAAGGCGTTCGGCCGCCCGATCGGCTCGTTCCAGAACAGCCGCTTCGTGCTGGCCGAGCTGGCCACCGAGACCCAGATCGCCCGCGTCTTCGTCGACCGCTGCATCGAGGAGCTGACCGCCGGCACCCTCACCGTCAGCGAGGCCGCGATGGCCAAGTGGTGGACCACCGAGCTGCAGAAGAAGGTCGTCGACCGCTGCCTGCAGCTGTACGGCGGCTACGGCTTCATGACCGAGTACCCGATCGCCAAGGCCTACCTCGACACCCGCGTCCAGACCATCGACGGCGGCACCACCGAGATCATGAAAGAGATCATCGGGCGCACCCTGGGCGTGTGA
- a CDS encoding sulfite oxidase-like oxidoreductase: MGIVSPGFTGRRRGGSDLPPGQYLTRDFPVLSAGPTPHVLPEHWEFSITTETGEVHKWDWAAFQALPSEEITRDIHCVTRWSKLETDWKGVSLDTLLADVETGADFAMAHSYGGYTTNLPLEDLLDGQAWVAYEFDGEPLGAEHGGPARLLVPHLYFWKSAKWVRGLVLSDTDDLGFWESAGYHEYGDPWKEQRYAGD, translated from the coding sequence ATGGGCATCGTGTCGCCGGGGTTCACCGGGCGTCGTCGTGGTGGGTCGGACCTGCCGCCGGGGCAGTACCTGACCCGGGATTTCCCGGTGCTGTCGGCGGGGCCGACGCCGCACGTGCTGCCGGAGCACTGGGAGTTCAGCATCACCACCGAGACCGGTGAGGTGCACAAGTGGGACTGGGCCGCGTTCCAGGCGCTGCCGAGTGAGGAGATCACCCGGGACATCCACTGCGTGACGCGGTGGTCGAAGCTGGAGACGGACTGGAAGGGCGTCTCGCTCGACACCCTGCTCGCGGACGTGGAGACCGGCGCCGACTTCGCGATGGCGCACAGCTACGGCGGCTACACCACGAACCTGCCGCTGGAGGACCTGCTCGACGGGCAGGCCTGGGTGGCGTACGAGTTCGACGGCGAGCCGCTGGGCGCCGAGCACGGTGGCCCGGCCCGGCTGCTGGTGCCGCACCTGTACTTCTGGAAGAGCGCCAAGTGGGTCCGCGGCCTGGTGCTGTCCGACACCGACGACCTCGGGTTCTGGGAGAGCGCGGGCTACCACGAGTACGGAGATCCATGGAAAGAACAGCGCTACGCCGGCGACTGA
- a CDS encoding AAA family ATPase, with amino-acid sequence MSDFIGRRDELAVLDKRLARVMTDGRGLAVAIRGRRQVGKSRLVQEFCDRAARPYVFSTATKGASPVEAADTFLADLRDSTLPTDPELVPRSAAGSWPDVWRALAAAVPPEPCIVVLDEVPWLAEQDGLFDGALQTAWDRLLSTKPVLLLLLGSDLHMMERLTAYDRPFHGRADNLVLGPLNPAEAGAATGLTGADAIDAQLVSGGLPGILRSWPAGTPALEFLRTETADPASAVFSVPETALLAEFPNPDLSRRVIEAVGFGERTHPNIAAAAGSRDGGLASGTLSPLLQRLTREKRVLAADEPLSTTPGKPTLYRIADSNLRLYLGVLRAAHEQARRGRPEAAFRLIERRWTSWRGRAVEPVVREALELAALAGALPWPDVERVGGWWNRRFDPELDLVGADRAPIARRVDFAGSVKWLGTPYDRHDLRELTHAARAVPGFDAGAAGLVVVSLSGLSSDLRRADVDLVWTADDVAAAWA; translated from the coding sequence GTGTCCGACTTCATCGGCCGCCGCGACGAACTCGCTGTGCTGGACAAGCGACTCGCGCGCGTGATGACCGACGGCAGAGGCCTCGCGGTCGCGATCCGGGGTCGCCGCCAAGTCGGTAAGTCCCGGCTGGTGCAGGAGTTCTGCGATCGCGCGGCCAGGCCCTACGTCTTTTCGACCGCCACCAAAGGAGCCTCGCCGGTCGAGGCGGCGGACACGTTCCTGGCCGACCTGCGGGATTCGACCCTGCCGACCGATCCAGAACTGGTCCCGCGATCGGCCGCGGGCAGTTGGCCGGACGTGTGGCGCGCGCTCGCGGCGGCCGTTCCGCCGGAGCCCTGCATCGTCGTACTGGACGAAGTGCCCTGGCTCGCGGAGCAGGACGGCCTTTTCGACGGGGCGTTGCAGACCGCCTGGGACCGGTTGTTGTCCACGAAGCCCGTGCTCCTCCTCCTGCTGGGCAGCGATCTGCACATGATGGAGCGATTGACGGCGTACGACAGGCCGTTCCACGGGCGTGCGGACAATCTCGTGCTGGGACCGCTCAATCCGGCCGAGGCCGGTGCGGCGACCGGGCTCACGGGGGCCGACGCGATCGACGCCCAGTTGGTCTCGGGTGGACTGCCCGGCATTCTGCGCAGCTGGCCGGCGGGAACGCCGGCGCTCGAGTTCCTCCGGACCGAGACGGCCGACCCGGCATCCGCGGTCTTCAGCGTCCCGGAGACCGCACTGCTGGCCGAGTTCCCGAACCCGGACCTGTCCCGGCGGGTGATCGAAGCCGTCGGCTTCGGTGAGCGGACGCATCCGAACATTGCCGCGGCTGCCGGGAGCCGGGACGGCGGTCTGGCGTCCGGAACGCTCTCGCCGCTGCTCCAACGCCTGACTCGGGAGAAGCGGGTGCTGGCCGCCGATGAGCCGCTGTCGACGACACCGGGCAAGCCGACGCTCTACCGGATCGCCGACAGCAACCTTCGCCTGTACCTGGGTGTGCTTCGAGCGGCCCACGAACAGGCTCGCCGGGGCCGGCCGGAAGCGGCGTTCCGGCTGATCGAACGGCGCTGGACCAGTTGGCGCGGACGAGCGGTCGAACCAGTCGTCCGGGAAGCCCTCGAGCTGGCCGCCCTCGCCGGGGCGCTGCCCTGGCCCGATGTCGAGAGGGTCGGTGGATGGTGGAACCGCCGGTTCGATCCCGAGCTCGATCTGGTCGGCGCCGACCGTGCGCCGATCGCCCGCCGGGTCGACTTCGCCGGCTCGGTGAAGTGGCTCGGTACGCCGTACGACCGGCACGACCTGCGGGAGCTCACCCACGCGGCGCGTGCTGTTCCGGGGTTCGACGCCGGGGCCGCTGGACTTGTCGTCGTGTCGTTGAGCGGATTGTCCTCCGACCTTCGCCGGGCCGACGTGGATCTCGTCTGGACGGCCGACGACGTCGCCGCCGCGTGGGCTTAG
- a CDS encoding cobyric acid synthase produces MNSLLIAGTTSDAGKTTVVTGLCRWLARQGVRVAPFKAQNMSNNSMVCADGAEIGRAQWIQAVAAGAAPEAAMNPVLLKPGSDRRSHVVLMGEPWGELTARGFLTERAELAKAAFAAYDDLASRYDVVVSEGAGSPTEINLRQSDYVNMGLARHAQAPVVVVGDIDRGGVFASMFGTVALLSTDDQRLVSGFVVNKFRGDVSLLRPGIDMLTGVTGRPTYGVLPWLPDLWLDSEDALDLPARRTSTDGDVLTIAVVRFPRISNFTDLDALAVEPTTSVFFTAGPAEVRDADLVVLPGSRATTADLAWLREHGLADAVQARVAAGRPVLGICGGYQMLGGMIDDPYGVESGGRHTGLGLLPVATEFAAAKVLARPARTAYEIHHGVVAQTAEADDFPGGCRSGVVWGTIWHGLLDDDAARHRFLGEIAALTGKPAPDGTVSFAGLRERRLDRLADAIDEHLDTAALMTLIEKGAPADLRFVPPGAPG; encoded by the coding sequence GTGAACTCGCTGCTGATCGCCGGGACGACCTCCGACGCGGGCAAGACGACCGTGGTGACGGGGTTGTGCCGGTGGTTGGCGCGGCAAGGGGTGCGGGTCGCCCCGTTCAAGGCGCAGAACATGTCGAACAACTCGATGGTCTGCGCGGACGGGGCGGAGATCGGCCGGGCGCAGTGGATCCAGGCGGTCGCGGCCGGCGCGGCGCCGGAGGCCGCGATGAACCCGGTGCTGCTGAAGCCCGGCAGCGACCGGCGCAGCCACGTCGTACTGATGGGGGAGCCGTGGGGCGAGCTGACCGCCCGCGGCTTCCTGACCGAACGGGCCGAACTGGCCAAGGCGGCGTTCGCGGCGTACGACGACCTCGCGTCCCGGTACGACGTGGTGGTCAGCGAGGGGGCGGGCAGTCCGACCGAGATCAACCTGCGGCAGTCCGACTACGTGAACATGGGGCTGGCCCGGCACGCGCAGGCGCCGGTGGTGGTGGTCGGGGACATCGATCGCGGTGGGGTGTTCGCCTCGATGTTCGGCACGGTGGCCTTGCTCTCGACCGACGACCAGCGGCTGGTCAGCGGGTTCGTGGTGAACAAGTTCCGCGGTGACGTCTCGCTGCTGCGGCCCGGCATCGACATGCTCACCGGCGTCACCGGCCGTCCGACGTACGGCGTGCTGCCGTGGCTGCCGGACCTGTGGCTGGACTCCGAGGACGCGCTGGACCTTCCGGCCCGGCGGACGAGCACCGACGGCGACGTGCTGACGATCGCGGTGGTGCGGTTCCCGCGGATCAGCAACTTCACCGACCTGGACGCGCTGGCCGTCGAGCCGACCACCAGTGTCTTCTTCACCGCCGGCCCGGCCGAGGTGCGCGACGCGGACCTGGTCGTGCTGCCGGGCTCGCGGGCGACGACCGCCGACCTGGCCTGGTTGCGGGAGCACGGGCTGGCCGACGCGGTCCAGGCCCGGGTCGCGGCGGGGCGGCCGGTGCTCGGGATCTGCGGTGGCTACCAGATGCTCGGCGGCATGATCGACGACCCGTACGGCGTCGAGAGCGGCGGGCGGCACACCGGGCTGGGGTTGTTGCCGGTAGCCACCGAGTTCGCCGCGGCCAAGGTGCTCGCCCGGCCGGCGCGGACGGCGTACGAGATCCATCACGGGGTGGTGGCGCAGACCGCCGAGGCGGACGACTTCCCGGGCGGGTGCCGCAGCGGGGTGGTGTGGGGCACGATCTGGCACGGGCTGCTGGACGACGACGCGGCCCGGCACCGGTTCCTCGGCGAGATCGCCGCGCTGACCGGCAAGCCGGCGCCGGACGGCACGGTCTCCTTCGCCGGGCTGCGGGAGCGTCGCCTGGACCGGCTGGCCGACGCGATCGACGAGCACCTGGACACCGCTGCGCTGATGACGCTGATCGAGAAGGGTGCTCCGGCCGACCTGCGGTTCGTCCCACCCGGCGCTCCCGGCTGA
- a CDS encoding substrate-binding domain-containing protein — protein MRFRVMAAAAAVLLTTTTVACGAENEPGGGGGGDAKIAFLMPDIASTRYEQFDAPLFKAKIKELCAGCEVLYQNAGADPAKQQQQANSMLAQGVKALVIDPVDSAAAASIVQAAQGQGVPVIAYDRPIPDKKADYYVSFDNEKIGQLIAQSLVDELKASKATGGILQVNGSPTDAAAGLIKKGIHSAVDPSGFKLLAEFDTPGWQPPKAQEWVSGQITRFPHQIAGVVAANDGTGGAAIAAFKAAGAKVPPVTGNDAELAAIQRVIAGDQFNTISKPIKTVADAAAVVAHEFAQGKKPAGKTTLFDTPSELFTPTVVTRATVADVLGAPDFALKVADVCTPEYKAACDKLGIK, from the coding sequence ATGAGGTTCCGGGTGATGGCAGCGGCGGCAGCGGTGCTGCTCACAACGACGACCGTGGCCTGCGGGGCCGAGAACGAGCCCGGCGGTGGTGGCGGCGGAGACGCGAAGATCGCCTTCTTGATGCCCGACATCGCCTCGACCCGCTACGAGCAGTTCGACGCCCCACTGTTCAAGGCGAAGATCAAGGAACTCTGTGCGGGCTGCGAGGTGCTCTACCAGAACGCCGGGGCCGACCCGGCCAAGCAGCAGCAGCAGGCCAACTCGATGCTCGCCCAAGGCGTGAAGGCACTCGTGATCGACCCGGTCGACTCCGCCGCCGCGGCCTCGATCGTGCAGGCCGCCCAGGGCCAGGGCGTGCCGGTGATCGCCTACGACCGGCCGATCCCGGACAAGAAGGCCGACTACTACGTCTCGTTCGACAACGAGAAGATCGGTCAGCTGATCGCCCAGTCGCTGGTCGACGAGCTGAAGGCGAGCAAGGCCACCGGCGGCATCCTGCAGGTCAACGGCTCACCCACCGACGCCGCGGCCGGGCTGATCAAGAAGGGCATTCACAGCGCCGTCGACCCGAGCGGGTTCAAGCTGCTGGCCGAGTTCGACACGCCGGGCTGGCAGCCGCCGAAGGCCCAGGAGTGGGTCAGCGGCCAGATCACCCGGTTCCCGCACCAGATCGCCGGCGTGGTCGCCGCCAACGACGGCACCGGCGGCGCGGCGATCGCCGCCTTCAAGGCGGCCGGCGCGAAGGTGCCGCCGGTGACCGGCAACGACGCCGAGCTCGCCGCGATCCAGCGGGTGATCGCCGGCGACCAGTTCAACACCATCTCCAAGCCGATCAAGACCGTCGCCGACGCCGCCGCGGTGGTCGCGCACGAGTTCGCCCAGGGCAAGAAGCCGGCCGGCAAGACCACACTGTTCGACACGCCCTCGGAGCTGTTCACGCCGACCGTGGTGACCCGGGCCACCGTGGCCGACGTGCTC
- a CDS encoding ferredoxin reductase — translation MERTALRRRLTWQTGTVTQVREETSTARTIVLDLPDWPGHLAGQHLDVRLTAPDGYRASRSYSIASAWTGEGVELTVEQVPDGEVSPYLVEVLKVGDPLEVRGPVGGWFVWRPEDTGPVQLIGGGSGVVPLMAMLRTHAHAASTTPVRLLYSVRRPASVIYRPDLKDLAASDDVDVTFVYTREAPPGEPRVGRIDAELLAAKAFGPADDPTTYVCGPTPFVEAVADLLVAAGHDPSKVRTERFGPTGGPR, via the coding sequence ATGGAAAGAACAGCGCTACGCCGGCGACTGACCTGGCAGACCGGCACCGTCACGCAGGTACGTGAGGAGACCTCGACCGCCCGGACGATCGTGCTCGACCTGCCGGACTGGCCGGGCCACCTGGCCGGGCAGCACCTGGACGTCCGGCTCACCGCGCCGGACGGGTACCGCGCGTCCCGGTCGTACTCGATCGCGTCCGCGTGGACCGGCGAGGGGGTCGAGCTGACCGTCGAGCAGGTCCCGGACGGAGAGGTCTCGCCGTACCTGGTGGAGGTGCTGAAGGTCGGCGACCCGCTGGAGGTCCGCGGTCCGGTCGGCGGCTGGTTCGTCTGGCGGCCCGAGGACACCGGGCCGGTGCAGCTGATCGGTGGCGGCTCGGGCGTCGTCCCGCTGATGGCGATGCTGCGCACCCACGCGCACGCCGCCAGTACGACGCCGGTCCGCCTCCTGTACTCCGTCCGCCGGCCGGCCTCGGTGATCTACCGACCGGACCTGAAGGACCTGGCCGCGTCCGACGACGTCGACGTGACCTTCGTCTACACCCGGGAGGCCCCGCCGGGCGAGCCCCGGGTCGGCCGGATCGACGCCGAGCTGCTCGCCGCGAAGGCGTTCGGGCCGGCCGACGACCCGACCACGTACGTCTGCGGGCCGACGCCGTTCGTCGAGGCGGTCGCCGATCTGCTGGTCGCCGCCGGGCACGACCCGAGCAAGGTGAGAACCGAACGTTTCGGACCGACAGGAGGACCCCGATGA